The following coding sequences lie in one Vibrio splendidus genomic window:
- a CDS encoding HlyD family secretion protein: MLEGLAVWALFIYLLRLVGMPWTKPFKIFAYGGGSFWLVFVWVGLITWAPMDLSGGSVVQSPHIQLRPGSTRITGNIESLHISPNSEIKKGQLIYELDDDSYVNAVDKAKAQLAIAKMGHKAAVQDINIAKTNYQASLEDIEIIKNQISAAKQDLTLKQRTLKRYVDQNAKVKSTITESVLDQQRTAVEVAKNQLTIIESQYQKSEITANKNLNLIEKSQISMTSKEADLQNKRAALAQSEWDLAQTKIYAPTDGYVTNFMAREGQFVGAIPRLKMYSDEKFVLMRINHQAFRNIKVGQEAEFATAIYPGKVFNAHVEGIVEATGESQGSLLARETNVRATTGKNVMNKHHFVRLRINEPEGYDIPVGAVGLAWVNAEKPIPFLNFLNVIRGIIIRMKAQIYFIYSM; this comes from the coding sequence GGACCAAACCATTTAAGATTTTTGCTTATGGTGGTGGTTCGTTCTGGCTTGTATTTGTTTGGGTTGGCCTAATTACTTGGGCACCAATGGATCTATCTGGCGGTTCTGTCGTGCAATCTCCGCATATTCAATTAAGACCAGGATCAACACGAATCACGGGGAATATTGAATCACTTCACATCTCGCCGAATAGTGAGATCAAAAAGGGTCAATTAATTTACGAGCTTGACGATGACTCATACGTTAATGCCGTTGACAAAGCAAAAGCACAACTAGCGATTGCTAAGATGGGCCACAAAGCTGCTGTACAAGATATCAATATCGCAAAGACAAACTACCAAGCTTCGCTTGAAGACATTGAGATAATCAAGAACCAGATATCAGCAGCAAAACAAGATCTGACGCTAAAGCAACGTACGCTAAAGCGCTATGTTGACCAGAATGCAAAAGTAAAAAGTACGATTACCGAAAGCGTTCTTGACCAACAACGAACAGCCGTTGAAGTTGCGAAGAACCAGTTAACAATCATCGAATCTCAGTATCAAAAGTCTGAAATTACGGCAAATAAGAACCTAAATTTAATTGAAAAGTCACAAATTTCTATGACGAGCAAAGAGGCTGACCTTCAAAATAAGAGAGCAGCACTAGCCCAGTCAGAATGGGATTTGGCACAAACAAAAATCTACGCACCAACGGATGGTTATGTAACCAACTTTATGGCACGTGAAGGTCAGTTTGTTGGCGCAATACCTCGCTTAAAAATGTACAGCGACGAAAAATTCGTCTTGATGCGAATTAACCATCAAGCGTTTAGAAACATCAAAGTAGGCCAAGAAGCTGAGTTTGCTACCGCGATTTATCCTGGGAAAGTATTTAACGCTCACGTAGAGGGTATTGTTGAAGCGACAGGTGAGTCTCAAGGTTCTTTGCTTGCTCGTGAAACAAACGTCCGTGCCACAACAGGCAAGAACGTCATGAACAAGCACCACTTTGTACGTCTGCGTATCAACGAACCTGAAGGCTATGACATACCAGTGGGTGCCGTTGGACTCGCTTGGGTTAATGCAGAAAAGCCTATTCCATTCTTGAATTTCTTGAACGTCATTCGCGGCATCATTATCCGAATGAAAGCTCAGATTTACTTCATATATAGCATGTAA
- a CDS encoding OmpP1/FadL family transporter produces MRKTALALLIFSNLANASGTLMQEATYANAGAAGAGDGVYTETATAAYTNPATMSHMGQSKTTVNAMVLDLHMDYTDTPDQNNGNFGKAQGDASAHTVMPSIGIFHVTQLNEDVHLGLMFGSIGGTAVEYGTDWEGAIGLDEALVTAVQFNPALSFKVTDKVSIGIGAQLNYGILEAKTSTLETDLDGDFAWGFNAGAMYQEDDWAVGLSYRSKLEHEFDVDVTSNVDRLNTLSTDLIFPTIVDLSGSYNLNPQLALLGSVQWHKWSDYPETPLYANGSDSAPVAVDRDWDDVWKFAIGTDYQLNAKWALKAGFSYETSPQDDPTKQWVDLPVGEQYRYSVGASTHWNDVRIDMFYEFADLGTVDIERTNVDVTGSFDGHIHFIGANVTF; encoded by the coding sequence ATGAGAAAAACGGCTCTCGCTTTACTTATCTTTTCAAATCTAGCCAATGCTAGTGGCACACTCATGCAAGAAGCGACTTATGCAAATGCAGGTGCCGCTGGCGCTGGCGACGGCGTTTATACCGAGACCGCTACTGCTGCGTATACGAACCCTGCAACCATGTCCCACATGGGTCAAAGCAAAACGACAGTTAATGCCATGGTTCTAGATCTGCATATGGATTACACCGATACGCCAGACCAAAACAATGGTAACTTTGGCAAAGCCCAAGGAGATGCAAGTGCACATACCGTTATGCCATCTATCGGTATTTTCCATGTCACTCAATTAAACGAAGATGTCCACTTAGGCCTGATGTTTGGCTCTATTGGTGGCACAGCTGTTGAGTATGGGACAGACTGGGAAGGAGCTATTGGTTTAGACGAGGCCTTGGTGACTGCAGTTCAATTCAACCCTGCGTTGAGCTTTAAAGTGACAGATAAAGTGTCTATCGGCATCGGTGCTCAGCTTAACTACGGTATCCTAGAAGCAAAAACCTCTACGTTAGAAACGGATCTAGACGGCGACTTTGCATGGGGCTTTAACGCCGGTGCAATGTACCAAGAAGACGATTGGGCAGTAGGTTTAAGTTACCGATCGAAACTAGAACACGAATTTGATGTGGATGTTACTTCAAATGTTGATAGATTAAACACTTTAAGTACTGATCTAATATTCCCGACTATCGTCGACCTAAGTGGTAGCTACAACCTCAATCCACAATTAGCTCTTTTGGGCTCAGTACAGTGGCACAAATGGAGTGACTACCCAGAAACACCACTTTATGCCAACGGCAGTGATAGTGCGCCAGTAGCAGTAGACCGCGACTGGGACGACGTTTGGAAGTTCGCCATCGGTACCGATTATCAACTGAACGCCAAATGGGCTCTAAAAGCAGGCTTCTCTTACGAGACATCGCCACAAGATGACCCAACCAAGCAATGGGTTGACTTACCTGTTGGCGAACAATACCGCTATTCTGTGGGCGCTAGCACGCACTGGAATGATGTTCGTATCGACATGTTCTATGAATTTGCTGACCTAGGTACTGTTGACATTGAAAGAACCAACGTTGATGTAACGGGTTCATTCGACGGCCACATTCACTTCATTGGTGCTAACGTCACTTTCTAA